One genomic window of Gloeomargarita sp. SKYB120 includes the following:
- the surE gene encoding 5'/3'-nucleotidase SurE yields the protein MAILLTNDDGIEAPGLQVLRRVFPQALVVAPVQEWSGCGHQITTRQPIPVIQRDSQSYAVAGTPVDCVRLALAHWQPQTQWVLAGVNQGANLGVDIYPSGTVAAVREAALHRIPAIALSQYQRRGQPVDWQRTQRWLERVVALLLQKPAPGSFWNVNFPHPEDGSPEPDIVFCPPCTRPLPIQYEATPAGYVYQGVYHQRPSDPCSDVAVCLGGQIAVSQIWVC from the coding sequence ATGGCGATTCTATTGACTAACGACGACGGGATTGAGGCCCCCGGGTTGCAGGTGTTGCGGCGGGTCTTCCCCCAAGCGTTGGTGGTAGCGCCGGTGCAGGAGTGGTCGGGCTGCGGCCATCAGATCACCACGCGCCAACCCATTCCCGTCATCCAGCGCGATAGCCAGAGCTATGCGGTGGCGGGAACGCCAGTCGACTGTGTGCGTTTGGCGCTGGCTCATTGGCAACCCCAGACCCAGTGGGTGCTCGCTGGCGTCAACCAGGGAGCAAATTTGGGGGTAGATATTTATCCGTCGGGCACGGTGGCGGCGGTACGCGAAGCAGCGTTGCACCGCATTCCGGCGATTGCTCTCTCTCAGTATCAACGCCGGGGCCAGCCGGTGGATTGGCAACGCACCCAGCGCTGGCTAGAGCGGGTGGTCGCCCTCCTGCTGCAAAAACCCGCGCCAGGGAGCTTTTGGAACGTGAATTTCCCCCACCCAGAGGACGGCAGCCCTGAACCGGACATCGTGTTTTGTCCCCCCTGCACCCGGCCCTTGCCCATCCAGTATGAGGCGACCCCCGCTGGCTATGTCTACCAAGGGGTATATCACCAGCGCCCCAGTGACCCCTGTAGCGATGTGGCGGTGTGCTTGGGAGGCCAAATCGCCGTCAGCCAGATTTGGGTGTGTTAA
- a CDS encoding DUF4346 domain-containing protein codes for MSDWAAEIRRIDEQLSKRHLDLDPAGYFVIYVDHQEGYIYAKWFTNVINERGLAVDPETGKPIPARGGPPRQPAHVFRGRTAKELCVQIFEECSGFQPVSQLSHAAYLGRELMRAEIALVRGEPYVQD; via the coding sequence ATGAGCGATTGGGCGGCAGAAATCCGGCGCATTGATGAGCAGCTGTCCAAACGTCATCTTGACCTGGACCCCGCCGGCTATTTCGTCATCTACGTTGACCACCAGGAGGGCTACATCTACGCCAAGTGGTTTACCAACGTGATCAACGAGCGGGGCCTGGCCGTTGACCCCGAAACGGGCAAACCCATTCCAGCGCGGGGAGGACCGCCTCGCCAACCCGCCCATGTATTTCGAGGCCGGACCGCCAAGGAACTGTGCGTGCAGATCTTTGAAGAATGTAGCGGCTTTCAACCGGTGAGCCAGTTGAGCCATGCGGCCTACCTTGGGCGAGAACTGATGCGGGCGGAAATAGCCCTGGTCCGGGGTGAACCCTACGTGCAGGACTGA
- a CDS encoding ABC transporter permease has protein sequence MGRWARLRDYLLLRLLLAPLMLWTVVTVVFVLLRATPGDPVDAIYGGRAPATVKAALRVQLGLDQPLPVQYLRYLGQLLRGDLGTSLSEPGRAVTDIIKSYVPATVELAVAGFLVAAILGLGLGLVTGSAPPSSPVAIGGKLFSIVSYAVPLFWLGMLLQLGLSVTGGWFPLGTRFPAQELPPQGPTGLYVVDSLLAGNWRQLGLALHHLALPSLTLGVVISGVLERMMRVQVRAAWQGDYVEAARARGIPTLGILRRHVLPNALIPVVALLGLTLASLLGGAIVTEVTFSWPGLAQRLYEAINLRDYPTVQGIVVFFAVVVVTLSIAIDLAMALLDPRVEL, from the coding sequence GTGGGGCGTTGGGCGCGCCTGCGCGATTACCTACTTCTACGACTGCTGTTGGCCCCGTTGATGCTCTGGACGGTAGTGACGGTGGTCTTTGTACTATTGCGGGCCACGCCGGGCGACCCAGTTGATGCCATCTACGGCGGACGGGCGCCTGCTACGGTGAAAGCGGCCCTGCGTGTGCAGTTAGGTTTGGACCAACCGTTGCCAGTGCAATACCTGCGCTATCTTGGGCAATTGCTGCGGGGGGATTTGGGAACGTCCCTGAGCGAACCAGGTCGGGCAGTCACCGACATCATTAAAAGCTACGTGCCGGCGACCGTGGAATTGGCGGTGGCGGGGTTTCTGGTCGCAGCCATTCTAGGGCTGGGGTTGGGTCTGGTCACCGGCAGCGCGCCACCGAGCAGTCCAGTGGCCATCGGCGGCAAGCTGTTCAGCATTGTCAGTTACGCTGTACCCCTGTTCTGGCTGGGGATGTTGTTGCAGTTGGGCTTGAGCGTCACTGGGGGCTGGTTTCCCCTGGGAACCCGCTTTCCGGCGCAGGAGCTGCCTCCCCAAGGTCCGACGGGGTTGTACGTGGTGGACAGTCTCCTAGCGGGCAACTGGCGGCAATTGGGCCTGGCGTTGCACCATTTGGCTTTGCCGAGTTTGACCCTGGGCGTTGTCATCAGCGGCGTGCTGGAACGGATGATGCGGGTACAGGTGCGCGCTGCTTGGCAAGGAGATTACGTGGAGGCTGCTCGAGCGCGAGGCATTCCCACCCTTGGGATTCTGCGGCGCCATGTGTTGCCCAACGCCTTGATTCCCGTCGTCGCGCTCCTGGGGCTAACCCTGGCGTCCCTGCTGGGAGGAGCCATTGTCACCGAGGTCACCTTTTCCTGGCCGGGCCTGGCCCAGCGCCTCTACGAAGCGATTAACCTGCGGGACTACCCCACCGTCCAGGGGATTGTGGTGTTTTTTGCGGTGGTGGTGGTGACGCTGAGCATTGCCATTGACCTGGCGATGGCCCTGCTGGACCCCCGTGTGGAGCTGTAA
- a CDS encoding PAS domain-containing sensor histidine kinase: MNFAYNLLNCLPIGVVLTTAQGEIAHCNTVMASWFGFDPQQLVGHCITEFWPELTPYLRWQEAGGRVRLSQQDKWVVMRVIVQRLSQSAQEYVVWSFVPEHSRDLEQSQQEFIATMNHELRTPLTSIKGFIETLLQAQHRLSAEQVRHFLEIVQQQVQQLTQLVETVLQVSQWQVMPDRFRPVQMSELIPAVMQELAWRHRVERVEWRVQEMPPVWSDPELLVPILVQVLDYALTHTPGEIPIQVRAWSAGTGLQIGVPELELGELWYPLGPTRPSLGLAITQMLVERVQGRLRLDQGLTLELPRAACVSVGSSKLSEKTTTLDR, encoded by the coding sequence ATGAACTTTGCTTACAACCTGCTCAATTGTCTGCCGATTGGGGTGGTGCTGACAACAGCGCAGGGGGAAATTGCACACTGCAATACCGTGATGGCCAGTTGGTTTGGCTTTGATCCCCAGCAACTCGTCGGCCATTGTATCACCGAGTTTTGGCCTGAACTCACCCCTTATTTACGCTGGCAAGAGGCCGGAGGGCGGGTGCGGTTATCCCAGCAGGACAAGTGGGTAGTGATGCGGGTCATCGTCCAGCGTTTATCCCAGAGCGCTCAGGAATATGTGGTGTGGAGTTTTGTTCCCGAACATAGTCGCGATTTGGAACAATCTCAGCAGGAATTTATCGCTACCATGAACCACGAATTGCGGACCCCCCTGACCAGTATCAAGGGCTTTATTGAGACGCTGTTACAGGCCCAGCATCGCTTGAGCGCCGAGCAGGTCCGCCATTTTCTCGAAATCGTCCAGCAGCAGGTGCAGCAGTTGACCCAACTGGTAGAGACGGTGCTCCAGGTGTCCCAGTGGCAGGTCATGCCAGACCGTTTTCGCCCCGTGCAAATGAGCGAGCTAATTCCGGCAGTGATGCAGGAGTTGGCCTGGCGGCATCGGGTGGAACGAGTAGAGTGGCGGGTGCAGGAAATGCCGCCGGTGTGGAGCGACCCGGAATTGCTCGTGCCGATCCTGGTGCAGGTGCTAGATTATGCCTTGACCCACACACCGGGGGAAATCCCCATCCAGGTGCGCGCGTGGTCAGCAGGCACGGGCTTGCAAATCGGCGTCCCGGAACTGGAGCTGGGGGAACTGTGGTATCCCCTAGGACCGACCCGGCCAAGCCTGGGACTCGCGATTACCCAGATGCTGGTGGAACGGGTGCAGGGCCGGTTGCGGCTCGACCAGGGCTTGACGCTGGAACTACCCCGCGCCGCTTGCGTCAGTGTTGGCAGTAGCAAACTGTCCGAGAAAACCACTACGCTGGATAGATAG
- a CDS encoding pentapeptide repeat-containing protein has protein sequence MNPALRRELAALQQQQVTGTLVVQAGPQQWQLYLFMGRLLYATGGPHRVRRWYRAVRAHCPQFQPDWRALGTATPWEYGALVQGTANGRLTPSQAKAVISSSVLEVLFAVLAQENVTLKFLTGQGLSTQLALLQVERVLEEATQLHQQWQAAGPGQLQNIAKGLSPDLAPVVRQPQNIPEPRWLPLLNGQYTLWDLMSLTRKSLQATVQPVFQWVQQGWVEFQILLDLPPPVPESGTFAPADTENQSQQPLIACLDDSPAMLKILEGILVQAGYRVVTITEPMSQMATLLTAKPAVILMDWLMPHVNGYELCSLLRKTSVFRETPIFVITGHESIVDRMRARLAGVTGVVKKPLNPEELLQLVSRYAPLRPTAPAETSSPEGVAPALTTEPLPPEPEPVMDQLGDPVAQAQQLLARYAAGERDFSGIKLIGCNLQGANLEGVNLSRADLMLADLSGCLLIGAKLVGANLIGAELVKTNLQEATLTGANLIGANFSQANLSGSQLVGSNLSAANFCQSRLRGADLSEALAAGTNFTSADLQDATLYAANLHGAVLNQANLERANLTGANLWQAKLAQTNLEGANLTGAVLPQETDSQVCRTNTTSGAS, from the coding sequence GTGAATCCAGCATTGCGGCGAGAGTTGGCGGCCCTCCAACAGCAACAGGTGACCGGGACGCTGGTAGTGCAAGCAGGGCCACAGCAGTGGCAGTTATACCTGTTCATGGGCCGGCTGTTGTACGCAACAGGAGGCCCTCACCGTGTACGGCGCTGGTACCGAGCCGTCAGGGCCCATTGTCCTCAGTTTCAGCCGGACTGGCGAGCTTTAGGAACGGCCACCCCCTGGGAATATGGGGCGCTAGTGCAGGGGACAGCCAACGGGCGATTGACCCCTTCCCAGGCCAAAGCCGTGATCTCAAGCAGTGTGCTGGAGGTGCTGTTTGCTGTCCTGGCTCAGGAAAATGTCACGCTGAAGTTTCTGACGGGTCAAGGGTTGAGCACCCAGCTTGCCCTGCTGCAGGTCGAACGGGTGCTAGAGGAGGCCACCCAACTACACCAGCAGTGGCAGGCGGCGGGGCCTGGCCAGTTGCAGAACATTGCTAAGGGGTTGTCGCCCGACCTCGCGCCGGTGGTGCGCCAGCCGCAAAACATCCCAGAGCCGCGATGGCTCCCCCTGCTCAATGGGCAGTACACCCTGTGGGATCTCATGAGCCTGACCCGCAAATCCCTCCAGGCGACTGTGCAGCCGGTGTTTCAGTGGGTGCAGCAGGGGTGGGTCGAGTTCCAAATCCTACTAGATCTGCCCCCGCCTGTACCGGAAAGCGGCACCTTTGCGCCGGCGGATACCGAGAACCAGTCCCAGCAGCCCCTGATTGCCTGTCTCGATGACAGTCCGGCAATGCTCAAGATTCTGGAGGGCATACTGGTACAGGCTGGCTACCGAGTGGTGACCATCACCGAACCGATGTCGCAAATGGCCACCCTGCTAACAGCCAAACCCGCCGTTATTTTGATGGACTGGCTGATGCCCCATGTCAATGGCTACGAACTGTGCAGCCTGCTGCGCAAAACCTCCGTATTTCGCGAGACGCCCATCTTCGTGATTACCGGCCATGAGAGCATCGTTGATCGCATGCGAGCCCGCTTGGCGGGCGTGACGGGAGTCGTCAAAAAACCCTTGAATCCCGAAGAACTACTCCAACTGGTGAGCCGTTATGCCCCCTTGCGCCCGACCGCTCCTGCTGAAACTTCATCGCCTGAAGGGGTTGCCCCTGCGCTGACGACTGAACCCCTTCCGCCGGAACCTGAACCGGTGATGGACCAACTGGGGGACCCGGTGGCCCAAGCGCAGCAACTGTTGGCGCGATATGCGGCTGGCGAACGGGACTTCAGCGGGATCAAACTCATCGGCTGTAACTTGCAAGGCGCGAATTTGGAGGGGGTCAATCTCTCGCGCGCGGACCTGATGCTGGCGGACTTGAGCGGTTGTTTGCTCATCGGAGCGAAACTGGTGGGCGCAAATTTGATAGGGGCGGAACTGGTGAAAACCAACCTGCAGGAAGCCACGTTAACCGGAGCCAACCTCATCGGTGCCAATTTCAGCCAAGCCAACCTGAGCGGCAGTCAACTGGTGGGAAGCAATCTCAGCGCTGCCAATTTTTGCCAGAGCCGGTTGCGGGGTGCCGACTTGAGCGAAGCCTTGGCTGCGGGGACCAATTTCACCAGCGCCGATTTACAGGACGCCACGCTGTATGCCGCCAACCTGCACGGGGCCGTGTTGAACCAGGCTAATCTAGAGCGGGCCAATCTCACCGGAGCCAATCTCTGGCAAGCCAAGCTCGCCCAGACTAACCTGGAAGGGGCCAATCTGACAGGTGCCGTCTTACCCCAAGAGACTGACTCCCAGGTTTGTCGCACCAATACCACTAGCGGTGCAAGCTAG
- a CDS encoding response regulator, whose product MSSITPDVRRELAALHQHQVTGTLLVESSPQQWWLYFFMGRLLYATGGSHRVRRWYRAVETHCPQFQPDWSALEATEPWEYWALVQGTTQGRLTPNQAKAVILSSVLEVLFAVLAADTVNIQLQMGQSLDRQIALLQVEQVLHEAVQLYDQWQSVGIRQLSNGAQLSPDWTPVARRNHKIPGQEWLMLLSGQYTLWDVMNLTRKSLKATVGPIVQWVQQGWVELQMLPDLPGPVIGQSVPAAPFTAVETEVQQPVIACLDASPVMLKYLESILTQAGYQVIPIPEPMLQITTLLEAKPDVILMDKALPTVNSYELCSFLRKTPVCQDTPIILMASLEETVDQLGTFALVTEVLAKPFTAEKLLALVGRYAPLRRSLSTKPPLIAPPPVLQPLPASETTAKKETKENQLRWRGSRYTS is encoded by the coding sequence ATGAGCAGCATCACCCCCGATGTGCGCCGGGAGCTGGCAGCGTTGCACCAGCACCAGGTTACCGGTACTTTGCTGGTCGAATCATCACCCCAGCAGTGGTGGTTGTATTTTTTTATGGGGCGGTTGTTGTACGCCACGGGTGGCTCCCATCGCGTGCGCCGCTGGTATCGAGCGGTTGAAACCCACTGTCCTCAGTTTCAACCGGACTGGTCGGCCTTGGAGGCGACCGAACCTTGGGAGTATTGGGCGCTGGTGCAGGGAACGACCCAGGGGCGCTTGACTCCAAACCAGGCCAAAGCCGTGATCTTGAGCAGCGTGTTGGAGGTGCTATTTGCCGTCTTGGCCGCCGACACGGTGAACATTCAGTTGCAAATGGGTCAGAGCCTTGACCGCCAGATTGCGCTGTTGCAGGTCGAACAGGTGCTGCATGAGGCGGTTCAGCTCTACGACCAGTGGCAAAGCGTGGGCATCCGACAACTATCCAACGGCGCTCAACTGTCTCCCGATTGGACACCGGTGGCGCGTCGCAACCACAAGATTCCAGGTCAGGAATGGCTGATGCTGCTCAGCGGCCAGTACACCCTGTGGGACGTGATGAATCTCACCCGCAAGTCCCTGAAGGCCACTGTAGGGCCGATTGTGCAGTGGGTGCAGCAGGGCTGGGTGGAATTGCAGATGTTGCCCGACTTGCCTGGTCCGGTCATCGGCCAGAGCGTGCCCGCCGCTCCCTTCACTGCGGTGGAGACGGAGGTGCAACAACCGGTGATTGCCTGCTTGGACGCCAGCCCAGTCATGCTCAAGTACCTCGAAAGTATCCTGACGCAGGCTGGTTACCAGGTGATTCCCATCCCGGAACCCATGCTCCAGATCACCACCCTGCTGGAGGCCAAGCCTGACGTGATTTTGATGGATAAGGCACTCCCCACGGTCAACAGCTACGAGCTGTGCAGTTTCCTGCGCAAAACCCCGGTTTGCCAGGACACGCCGATTATTCTCATGGCTTCCCTGGAGGAGACGGTGGACCAGCTTGGCACCTTTGCCCTGGTGACCGAGGTGCTGGCCAAGCCCTTTACGGCGGAGAAGTTGCTGGCGTTGGTTGGTCGCTATGCCCCCTTGCGGCGTTCTCTGTCCACGAAACCGCCTCTGATTGCGCCGCCCCCTGTCCTCCAGCCCTTACCGGCTTCCGAGACGACCGCGAAAAAGGAGACCAAGGAGAACCAGTTGCGCTGGCGCGGCTCCCGCTACACCAGCTAG
- a CDS encoding SPFH domain-containing protein, which yields MLLIAFGQPSLDIEKKLQERMPWLVAALVGMAVWGKVVGGVRVAADWEKGVILTLGRFSEIRGPGVFYVLPLLETVRFVDTRVQVLNIPRQRAITRDNVPVMIDSALFIQREKPRLGGDPCAGLSLCHVAICPVGATGCGRRLFLG from the coding sequence TTGCTGCTCATAGCCTTTGGCCAGCCATCGCTGGATATCGAGAAAAAGCTGCAAGAACGGATGCCCTGGCTGGTGGCCGCCTTGGTGGGCATGGCTGTCTGGGGCAAAGTCGTCGGTGGGGTGCGCGTGGCCGCCGATTGGGAAAAAGGCGTGATTTTGACCCTGGGGCGGTTCTCCGAGATACGGGGGCCAGGCGTGTTTTATGTTTTGCCGCTTCTAGAGACAGTGCGGTTTGTGGACACGCGGGTGCAGGTGCTGAATATCCCCCGCCAGCGGGCCATCACGCGCGACAACGTGCCGGTGATGATTGACAGCGCTCTGTTTATTCAGCGTGAAAAACCCCGGTTGGGCGGTGACCCGTGTGCAGGACTATCGCTTTGCCACGTCGCAATATGCCCAGTCGGCGCTACGGGATGTGGTCGGCGCCTCTTCCTTGGATGA
- a CDS encoding SPFH domain-containing protein, which translates to MQDYRFATSQYAQSALRDVVGASSLDELLSEREKIQEQIAAIVGEKVRQWGLQVEAIQLQDFDLPEDLKKVMSR; encoded by the coding sequence GTGCAGGACTATCGCTTTGCCACGTCGCAATATGCCCAGTCGGCGCTACGGGATGTGGTCGGCGCCTCTTCCTTGGATGAACTGCTCTCAGAGCGGGAAAAAATCCAGGAACAAATTGCCGCCATCGTCGGGGAAAAGGTGCGGCAATGGGGATTACAGGTGGAGGCGATCCAGCTCCAGGACTTTGACCTGCCCGAAGACCTGAAAAAGGTCATGTCGCGTTAA
- a CDS encoding flavodoxin family protein, translating into MARVAIVYFSGMGHTHLMAEAVAEGVRRVPETTVELLRITGEQIQQGRWREDSYLERLHQADAIVFGSPTYMGGVAAQFKAFLDATSEIWLQQRWRDKLAGGFTHSSSPSGDKQGTLLYLAIYAAQHGMIWVSAAELPNESGVNRLGSFLGVMGHSPMPLDGQPKLDPGDRETAVRYGQRMAQLTQRWVQRLN; encoded by the coding sequence ATGGCACGAGTGGCAATCGTTTATTTTTCGGGAATGGGACATACCCATCTCATGGCGGAGGCCGTTGCAGAGGGGGTTAGGCGGGTGCCAGAGACAACTGTGGAACTGTTACGCATCACGGGAGAGCAAATTCAGCAAGGGCGCTGGCGGGAGGATAGCTATCTAGAACGACTGCACCAAGCGGATGCGATTGTGTTTGGGTCGCCGACGTACATGGGGGGTGTGGCAGCCCAATTCAAGGCGTTTTTGGATGCCACTAGTGAGATTTGGTTGCAACAGCGGTGGAGGGATAAGCTGGCTGGCGGGTTTACCCATTCCAGCTCCCCAAGTGGGGATAAGCAGGGAACGCTCCTGTACCTGGCCATCTACGCAGCGCAACACGGGATGATCTGGGTCAGTGCTGCAGAGTTGCCCAATGAATCCGGGGTGAATCGCTTGGGGTCGTTCCTAGGCGTGATGGGGCATAGTCCCATGCCGCTGGATGGTCAACCAAAACTGGACCCAGGCGACCGGGAAACGGCGGTGCGTTACGGCCAACGGATGGCCCAGCTTACCCAGCGTTGGGTTCAACGCCTGAATTGA
- the rimO gene encoding 30S ribosomal protein S12 methylthiotransferase RimO, with amino-acid sequence MRPRIAFTHLGCEKNRIDTEHMLGLLATAGYRVDSDPEQADYVVVNTCSFIEAARRESVRTLVELAEADKKIIITGCLAQHFRAELLEAIPEAVAVVGTGDYQHIVQVIEQVERGERVLRVSDKPTYLADETVPRYRTTCAPVAYLRIAEGCDYRCSFCIIPHLRGDQRSRSIESIVAEARELADQGVQELILISQITTNYGLDLYGKPRLADLLYALGDVPIPWIRVHYSYPTGLTPEVLRAFRDVPNVLPYIDLPLQHSHPDILRAMNRPWQADLHDRLLDQIRETLPDAVIRTTFIVGFPGETSQHFAHLCRFVERHQFDHVGVFTFSPEEGTPAARLPNQVPEATKRRRQRALMQRQQPISLAKHQQYVGRVVDVLIEQENPQTGVKIGRAARFSPEVDGQVYVTGMASLGAIVPVKITHADVYDLHGEVALP; translated from the coding sequence GTGCGTCCACGTATTGCCTTTACTCATTTGGGGTGCGAGAAAAATCGCATTGACACAGAGCATATGCTCGGGTTGCTCGCCACGGCGGGCTATCGGGTGGACAGCGACCCGGAGCAAGCGGATTACGTGGTAGTCAACACCTGTAGTTTTATCGAGGCGGCGCGGCGGGAATCGGTACGTACCCTGGTAGAACTGGCGGAGGCCGATAAAAAAATCATTATTACCGGCTGCTTAGCGCAACACTTTCGGGCCGAGTTACTCGAGGCCATCCCTGAGGCGGTCGCTGTTGTGGGTACTGGCGATTACCAGCACATCGTCCAGGTGATTGAACAGGTGGAGCGAGGGGAGCGGGTGTTGCGGGTGAGTGACAAACCCACTTACCTGGCGGATGAAACCGTGCCTCGCTACCGGACCACCTGTGCTCCTGTCGCTTACCTGCGCATTGCCGAAGGGTGCGATTACCGCTGTAGCTTCTGCATCATTCCCCATCTGCGGGGCGACCAGCGCTCCCGTTCGATTGAATCCATCGTCGCCGAGGCCCGCGAGTTGGCTGACCAAGGGGTGCAGGAACTCATTCTCATCTCCCAAATCACCACCAATTACGGCCTGGACCTGTACGGCAAACCCCGCCTGGCCGACCTGTTGTATGCCCTAGGGGACGTGCCGATTCCCTGGATTCGGGTGCATTACAGCTATCCCACAGGGCTGACGCCCGAAGTTTTACGGGCCTTTCGCGATGTCCCCAATGTATTGCCCTACATTGATTTGCCGTTGCAGCATTCCCATCCCGACATCCTGCGGGCCATGAACCGTCCCTGGCAAGCCGACCTGCACGACCGGCTGCTGGACCAGATTCGGGAAACCCTTCCAGACGCGGTGATCCGCACCACTTTTATCGTTGGTTTTCCCGGCGAGACCTCCCAGCATTTCGCCCACCTGTGTCGGTTTGTAGAACGGCACCAGTTTGACCACGTGGGGGTGTTCACCTTTTCCCCAGAGGAGGGAACTCCAGCGGCTCGTTTGCCCAACCAGGTTCCCGAAGCCACCAAACGCCGTCGCCAGCGGGCGCTGATGCAGCGGCAACAGCCCATTTCCCTAGCTAAACACCAGCAGTACGTCGGGCGCGTGGTGGACGTGCTCATCGAGCAGGAAAATCCCCAAACCGGCGTGAAAATTGGCCGCGCCGCGCGCTTTTCCCCGGAAGTGGACGGTCAAGTGTACGTGACAGGTATGGCCTCTCTAGGGGCGATTGTCCCCGTGAAAATCACACACGCCGACGTTTACGACCTGCACGGGGAAGTTGCCCTGCCGTAG
- a CDS encoding response regulator transcription factor, whose amino-acid sequence MSTETPLIVIIDDDDQLRFLTKEYLEMEGGYRVLTAKNGQEAWELLKDVHPSLIVCDVMMPVMDGYEFVQQLRQHPRLRAIPLIFLSAKGDVSDRIIGLNAGGDVYLVKPFEPEELLAQIRASLARLGWMAQGEPLAQATPDVYLTPTERRVLRLVAQGMTNQQIADELNVSRRTVESHVSNILSKVGLHNRTELTRWAISRLNL is encoded by the coding sequence ATGTCTACTGAGACACCACTTATTGTCATCATTGATGACGACGACCAGTTGAGATTTTTGACCAAGGAATACCTGGAGATGGAGGGCGGGTACAGGGTTCTGACGGCCAAAAACGGTCAAGAAGCTTGGGAGTTATTGAAAGACGTGCATCCAAGTCTTATCGTTTGTGATGTAATGATGCCGGTGATGGATGGTTATGAATTTGTGCAACAGCTCCGGCAACATCCGCGTCTGCGGGCGATTCCCTTGATTTTCCTCTCGGCTAAAGGAGATGTGAGCGACCGAATTATCGGGTTAAATGCGGGGGGCGATGTGTATCTTGTGAAACCCTTTGAGCCGGAGGAATTGCTGGCCCAGATTCGCGCGTCCTTAGCGCGGTTGGGGTGGATGGCCCAAGGGGAACCGTTGGCCCAGGCGACTCCCGATGTTTATCTCACTCCCACAGAGCGGCGAGTTTTACGCTTGGTGGCCCAAGGAATGACCAACCAGCAGATAGCGGACGAACTCAACGTCTCACGGCGCACGGTGGAAAGTCACGTGAGCAATATCCTGAGCAAAGTGGGTCTCCACAACCGCACTGAACTGACCCGCTGGGCCATCAGTCGCCTGAACCTGTAG
- a CDS encoding Uma2 family endonuclease yields MILLERKPATSYAHWRPATWDDYQRVRDDESIERVQLFFYRHQLLVENMGWEGILHSEVRELISLILGTWLMQRPELKAKLLGSCLMEKEGLQAAAPDIALYLGEHLPQYQQSRRINLNQSPPPALVVEVADTTLDSDLDQKKHLYAELGIPEYWVMDAQGGQVFLFVLHGSGYQRVENSQVLPGLTSSLLQATMAQAQSSTNIAAAAWFAQQVAATGSGD; encoded by the coding sequence ATGATTCTTTTGGAGCGCAAGCCAGCCACTTCCTACGCCCACTGGCGACCGGCTACTTGGGATGACTATCAACGGGTTCGGGATGATGAATCTATCGAGCGCGTTCAACTGTTTTTCTATCGCCATCAACTCCTAGTAGAAAACATGGGATGGGAAGGCATTTTGCACTCGGAAGTGCGAGAACTTATTTCGCTCATTTTGGGCACATGGCTCATGCAAAGACCAGAACTCAAAGCAAAACTCTTGGGTAGCTGCTTGATGGAGAAAGAAGGGTTGCAAGCTGCGGCTCCCGATATTGCCCTTTACCTGGGCGAGCATTTACCGCAGTACCAGCAGTCACGTCGGATTAACCTGAACCAGTCGCCGCCACCTGCGTTGGTGGTGGAAGTGGCTGACACCACCTTGGATTCGGATTTGGACCAGAAGAAACATCTCTACGCTGAACTGGGGATTCCTGAATACTGGGTGATGGATGCCCAGGGCGGGCAGGTGTTTCTGTTTGTTTTGCACGGGTCTGGCTACCAGCGTGTGGAAAACTCCCAGGTGTTGCCAGGTTTGACCAGTTCGCTGTTGCAGGCCACGATGGCTCAGGCGCAATCCAGCACCAACATCGCTGCCGCTGCGTGGTTTGCACAACAGGTTGCCGCTACAGGTTCAGGCGACTGA